In Candidatus Marsarchaeota archaeon, the sequence GCTCGCCAAGGAGTATGGCGTCAGCCCTGGAACCATAAGGAATAGGATAGCGCAGCTTTCCGACAAGAGCGTGATTATAGGCTACAAGGCACGCGCAAGGCTTGGCAGGCTTGGAATGTCAGAAGCCATAGTCGGGCTTGACATAATGCCGGAAAGCTATGCGAAGGCCATAGAATCGCTAAGCAAGCTCGACTTCGTGAAAGAGCTTTACAGGGCTAGCGGCGACCATTCAGCTATAGCCATAATCACTGCAGATTCTGAAGAGATAGACGAAAAAATGAAGCGGATGATGGCGATAGAAGGCGTCAGGAATACATACCCCTCGTACATACAGGAGGTAATAAAATAGGCTACATGTCAGCGTCCAAAATAAGCTTGACAGGAACGTGATCAGAGCCTGTGATGTCCTTGAGTATGGCTGCGGATTCTACTCTGTTTTTAAGGCTTTTTGAAACCAGGAAATAGTCGATGCGCCAGCCTATGTTTTTGGCACGCGCGTTTGACATGTATGACCACCATGTGTAATTTCCCGGCTGCTTGTTAAATATCCTAAATGTGTCAACAAGGCCGGAGCCGATAAACTCGTCCATGTCGCTGCGCTCTTCGCTCGTAAAGCCGGCATTGCGCACGTTTTCCTTAGGCCTTGCAATGTCTATCTCTTTATGCGCGACGTTAAAATCGCCGCATACCACAACAGGCTTTTTCTTTTCAAGCTGCTTTATGTATTTTAGCATGTGCGCGTTGAAGTCGTGCTTGAGCCCAAGCCTTGACAAATCCCTTCTTGAATTTGGGAAGTAGGAATTTATGAAATAGAAATCCGCAAACTCCATGGCCTGGACGCGGCCTTCATCATCCTCAAAATCACTGAGCTTTGAAAGCGGCTCCTTTCTGACCATGCTCATAGTCCCGCTATACCCCTTCTTGGCTGCCGGGTTGATTTCCAACAAATAGCCAAGCTTGTAGAATTCCTCAGGCACTGCCTTACCATCGGCCTTTATCTCCTGGAATGCCATTATGTCCGGCTTCTCGCTTTTTATAAGCTTGAGCGCTTCGGCCTTCGCAGCTCTTATGCCGTTCACGTTCCAAGATATCAAGCTTGTCTTCATGATTCCATCTAAAGCGTTAGCTCCATTCTTATGCTTTCGTAACCGTTTTCCTTTGCGCGGCCGGTTTCCACGAACCCGGCCCTCGAATACAGCTTTATGCTCCTCGCGTTGTATTCGTTGATGCCGCTGACCTTGAGCCTTTCCATGCCGATTTCCCTAGCGCGTTTTATCAGCAGGGCTAGTACCCTTGTCCCAATGCCCCTGCCCCAGTATTCTTCCGCCCCTATAGTTATCGGGGTTTTTTCCTTTGTGATGCTTGCATCGCCTATCGGTTTCCAAGAGCCGTTCTCATTAATCTCGATCACGTATGCTTCTCCTATTTCTGATAATTCTTTGTTCATCCTTTCTATCACTTCAGGGCCGTATGGCATGGCTTTCGGCCCTTCGGAGTAGAAAAGCACATCAGGATTGGCGTACCATTCAAGGAAATAGCCCATGTCTTCCTTGAGATTGACCGGCCTGAGCCGTATATTGCCGTCTTCAAGCGCCGCCATCTTATTGCCTCGAAAAGAAATCAGACATGCTTTTCTGCTTAGTGGCCTTAGGCATTTCGTGCGCCTTTCTGCCAAGGAGGTCAAGCTCTCCGTATACGCCGGAATAGCCTGGCTTTATGACTATCTTGTCATTGCGCACGTTGTCTATGCATTCTGCAATTTCCGAGCCTGCGATTTCCTCTATATCGACTATTTTTACATTGGTCAGTATGTCAAGCTCATCGCCAAAGCGCCCTATGAGCTTTGAATAAAGCTCCCGCACCACTGGCGAATACCTGGTTTTCTTTTTGGCGTAGGATATTACTTCTATCAAAGGCACGGAATGGATGTACGGGATATGGTCCTTGGGGATGTAGCCAGCAGGCCTGTCTGCAAGATCGTCCACCCTGTGCAGCACTCCGATAACTAGCTTCTTGCCGCATACTTTGCATACCGTGGATTTTGATTCCTCGGGATTTACAGAATATCCGCATTCCCTGTGGCCATCATAATGGTATTTGCCTTCTTCAGGATAGTATTCGACTGTTTGCTTGAATCTTTTTGAATCCTTGTCAACTATGGCTTTTATTATAGAGTCGTATGAGAGCTCGGAAAGCTCGAATATATTTGATTCC encodes:
- the xth gene encoding exodeoxyribonuclease III, giving the protein MKTSLISWNVNGIRAAKAEALKLIKSEKPDIMAFQEIKADGKAVPEEFYKLGYLLEINPAAKKGYSGTMSMVRKEPLSKLSDFEDDEGRVQAMEFADFYFINSYFPNSRRDLSRLGLKHDFNAHMLKYIKQLEKKKPVVVCGDFNVAHKEIDIARPKENVRNAGFTSEERSDMDEFIGSGLVDTFRIFNKQPGNYTWWSYMSNARAKNIGWRIDYFLVSKSLKNRVESAAILKDITGSDHVPVKLILDADM
- a CDS encoding Lrp/AsnC family transcriptional regulator, whose protein sequence is MPKNLSKDLDKFIVDRLLSDSKVRVDMLAKEYGVSPGTIRNRIAQLSDKSVIIGYKARARLGRLGMSEAIVGLDIMPESYAKAIESLSKLDFVKELYRASGDHSAIAIITADSEEIDEKMKRMMAIEGVRNTYPSYIQEVIK
- a CDS encoding GNAT family N-acetyltransferase, which codes for MAALEDGNIRLRPVNLKEDMGYFLEWYANPDVLFYSEGPKAMPYGPEVIERMNKELSEIGEAYVIEINENGSWKPIGDASITKEKTPITIGAEEYWGRGIGTRVLALLIKRAREIGMERLKVSGINEYNARSIKLYSRAGFVETGRAKENGYESIRMELTL